One genomic window of Clostridia bacterium includes the following:
- a CDS encoding hydantoinase/oxoprolinase family protein, protein MYKLGIDVGGTNTDAVLIDENLKVVAEVKHPTSGDIQEGIIGAVKQLLELSGVDRSLIRQAMLGTTQCTNAIVERKNLAPIAVLRIGAPAAVGIPPMTDWEDELRKVVVAQKMIGGGFEHDGKEIAPFDEEAARAFFREIKGKVQSVAISCVFATVRNDHEVRAAELCREILGQDMHISLSGEIGSMGLIERENAAILNSALCRVAQQFTEGFARSLADLGVTGAAVYLSQNDGTLMTLEQARRYPILTIACGPTNSIRGASYLSKLENAVVVDVGGTTTDLGVLQKGFPRESSMGAIIGGVRTNFRMPDVLTIGLGGGSIVREREDGTVTVGPDSVGYQITEKALIFGGDTVTATDIAVRLGLYDLGDKSRVAGLDEVFAWKAMDAICRLVEDALDAMKLSNEDVDVILVGGGSIILPEKLAGAKAVVKPDHFGIANAIGSAIAKVSGTYEKLVDYEKVPREEALVQAKQEAIEMAVAAGALRETVEIIDMEDVPLAYYAGKTSRVKIKAAGDLGS, encoded by the coding sequence CAAGCACCCTACTTCCGGAGACATTCAGGAGGGCATTATTGGTGCCGTAAAGCAATTATTGGAGTTATCGGGAGTGGACCGGAGCCTGATCCGCCAGGCCATGTTGGGGACCACCCAGTGTACCAATGCCATTGTGGAGCGGAAAAACCTGGCGCCCATTGCCGTTTTGCGGATTGGAGCACCGGCGGCGGTGGGCATCCCGCCTATGACCGACTGGGAGGATGAGCTCAGAAAAGTAGTGGTAGCCCAGAAGATGATCGGCGGCGGCTTTGAGCACGACGGCAAGGAAATCGCCCCCTTTGATGAAGAAGCGGCGAGGGCTTTCTTCCGGGAAATCAAGGGGAAAGTCCAATCGGTAGCCATTTCCTGTGTCTTTGCCACTGTCCGAAACGACCACGAAGTGCGGGCGGCGGAGCTTTGCCGGGAGATCCTGGGGCAGGACATGCACATCTCCCTCTCCGGTGAAATCGGTTCCATGGGCCTCATCGAGCGGGAAAATGCTGCCATCTTGAACTCCGCCCTGTGCCGGGTGGCCCAACAGTTCACGGAAGGCTTTGCCCGTTCCCTGGCGGACCTGGGAGTGACCGGTGCCGCTGTCTACCTGTCCCAGAATGACGGCACCCTGATGACGCTGGAACAGGCTCGCCGTTACCCCATTTTGACCATTGCCTGCGGGCCCACCAACTCCATCCGGGGCGCCAGCTACCTGTCAAAACTGGAAAATGCAGTGGTGGTGGACGTGGGAGGTACCACCACTGACCTTGGAGTGCTGCAAAAGGGCTTTCCCCGGGAATCAAGTATGGGGGCAATTATCGGTGGAGTCCGCACCAATTTCCGGATGCCCGATGTGCTGACCATCGGCCTTGGCGGCGGTTCCATTGTCAGAGAACGGGAGGACGGCACTGTAACGGTCGGTCCTGACAGCGTAGGTTATCAGATTACGGAAAAAGCTTTGATTTTCGGCGGGGATACAGTGACTGCTACGGACATTGCCGTTCGATTGGGTTTGTACGACTTGGGAGATAAATCCAGGGTGGCAGGCTTAGACGAAGTATTCGCCTGGAAAGCCATGGATGCCATCTGCCGGCTGGTGGAAGACGCCCTGGATGCCATGAAATTATCCAATGAGGATGTGGATGTAATTTTGGTAGGCGGCGGATCCATCATCCTGCCGGAGAAACTGGCGGGGGCCAAAGCGGTGGTTAAGCCTGACCATTTCGGTATCGCCAATGCCATTGGCTCTGCCATCGCCAAAGTCAGCGGCACTTACGAAAAGCTGGTTGACTATGAAAAGGTACCCCGGGAGGAAGCACTGGTCCAGGCCAAGCAGGAAGCAATTGAAATGGCCGTTGCCGCCGGTGCCCTGCGGGAAACGGTGGAGATCATTGATATGGAAGATGTCCCCTTGGCCTACTATGCTGGCAAAACCAGCCGGGTGAAAATCAAGGCTGCTGGGGATTTGGGAAGCTAG
- a CDS encoding type II toxin-antitoxin system HicB family antitoxin produces MNKDLDYYMGLDYEIKMRKLSAEEGGGWFAEIPVLPGCMADGDTIEELLANLDEAKKSWIKTSLESGRSIPEPSTDDFSGQLRVRMPKSLHRALSKLAKEENVSLNQFIVFHLAKGIGYRN; encoded by the coding sequence ATGAACAAGGATTTAGATTATTACATGGGTTTAGATTATGAAATAAAAATGAGGAAGTTGTCGGCCGAGGAAGGTGGCGGATGGTTCGCTGAAATACCCGTGTTACCAGGTTGTATGGCAGATGGAGATACAATTGAGGAATTATTAGCGAATTTGGATGAGGCCAAAAAAAGCTGGATAAAAACAAGTTTAGAATCAGGAAGAAGTATTCCTGAACCGTCAACAGATGATTTTTCGGGGCAATTGCGAGTTAGAATGCCAAAGTCATTGCATCGAGCGCTATCTAAGTTGGCAAAAGAGGAAAATGTGAGTTTGAATCAGTTTATTGTATTCCATTTGGCTAAGGGAATTGGCTACCGTAATTAA